One segment of Natronosalvus halobius DNA contains the following:
- a CDS encoding GNAT family N-acetyltransferase, with protein sequence MSIDTCAAWNPSSCEGTAGCPPRCPRFIDKHGRALLVEPASDRHREGLRSMYADYPDAHRSMGLPPIRLERIDAWLDALFETGTNLVARDGTRIVGHAAYAPTSNAEPEFVIFVDPDYHDGGVGSELCRHTIATAAENGHEALTLDVDATNERAVHVYRKLGFRITGRSGGDLAMRLSFDEPIVDAVRLPPAEREMPA encoded by the coding sequence ATGTCGATCGATACCTGCGCCGCCTGGAACCCGTCATCGTGTGAGGGAACCGCCGGCTGTCCGCCCCGGTGCCCGCGCTTCATCGACAAGCACGGGCGGGCACTGCTCGTCGAACCCGCGAGCGACCGCCATCGCGAGGGCCTCCGATCCATGTACGCGGACTACCCCGACGCACATCGGTCGATGGGACTGCCGCCGATCCGTCTCGAGCGAATCGACGCCTGGCTCGACGCCTTGTTCGAGACGGGCACCAATCTCGTCGCTCGAGACGGGACGCGCATCGTCGGTCACGCGGCCTACGCGCCGACATCGAACGCGGAACCGGAGTTCGTGATCTTCGTCGACCCCGACTACCACGACGGGGGCGTCGGGAGCGAACTCTGCCGGCACACGATCGCCACGGCCGCCGAGAACGGCCACGAGGCACTCACGCTCGACGTAGACGCGACCAACGAGCGAGCCGTACACGTCTACCGGAAACTGGGATTCCGGATCACCGGTCGGAGCGGCGGCGACCTGGCCATGCGCCTCTCGTTCGACGAACCCATCGTCGACGCCGTTCGACTGCCGCCGGCCGAGCGGGAGATGCCCGCCTGA
- a CDS encoding ABC transporter substrate-binding protein, giving the protein MTRDTMRQGNRRQFLRGAVVGGAAGLTGLAGCIQSSGDGNGDGNGNGNGNGNGGASGTVPLAVLEPFTGPFSALAEERHRGTELAIEQINESDEYEFEFEYEDYDTQLDSESAIQEANNAVQSQGAEFFTGCISSSVALAINDFAQNNEVLYTPGAADVSITGENCNEWVFRFETSTAQIAEVMSRWMAEEMGDQLFYHIADYAYGDSVHNEIGTRMENLSDGYEEVGITRSDPGSTDFASFITQISDASDEADALVVGMTGADLATFLTQAKDRGLHDEIPIVTTTGSFRAVMSGAGEGAYGIYSGTRYVPTIETGDNQTFVSDYQDAYDGDLPDNFSRVGYESIRMVANGIREADSTDPADVRDTLPGLEHETIFGPVEFRECDHQATNPVWMAECVEPEEGDIADVNLLEGWELDGEEAAPDCESTGCSL; this is encoded by the coding sequence GTGACTCGAGATACCATGAGACAGGGGAACAGACGGCAATTTCTCAGGGGTGCAGTCGTCGGCGGGGCGGCCGGACTAACCGGACTCGCCGGGTGTATTCAATCGTCAGGTGACGGCAATGGCGACGGGAACGGCAACGGCAATGGTAACGGCAACGGCGGCGCAAGCGGAACCGTTCCGCTCGCCGTCCTCGAGCCGTTCACGGGACCGTTTAGCGCGCTGGCCGAAGAACGCCACCGAGGAACCGAACTCGCCATCGAACAGATAAACGAGAGCGACGAGTACGAGTTCGAATTCGAGTACGAGGATTACGACACCCAGCTCGATTCCGAGTCCGCTATCCAGGAGGCAAACAACGCCGTCCAATCGCAGGGCGCGGAGTTCTTCACCGGGTGCATCTCGAGTTCGGTCGCGCTGGCGATAAACGATTTCGCTCAGAACAACGAGGTGCTGTACACGCCGGGAGCTGCCGACGTCTCGATCACCGGGGAGAACTGCAACGAGTGGGTGTTCCGGTTCGAGACGAGCACTGCCCAGATTGCGGAGGTCATGTCGCGGTGGATGGCCGAGGAGATGGGTGACCAGTTGTTCTACCATATCGCCGATTACGCCTACGGCGACTCCGTCCACAACGAGATCGGCACGCGGATGGAGAACCTCAGCGATGGGTACGAGGAAGTCGGCATCACCCGCTCGGACCCCGGGTCGACGGACTTCGCCTCGTTCATCACGCAAATCTCGGACGCCAGCGACGAGGCCGACGCGCTCGTCGTTGGGATGACCGGCGCGGACCTGGCGACGTTCCTCACACAGGCGAAAGACCGGGGACTGCACGACGAAATACCGATCGTGACGACGACCGGATCGTTCCGGGCCGTGATGTCAGGTGCGGGCGAGGGTGCGTACGGCATCTATAGCGGAACCCGGTACGTTCCGACGATCGAAACCGGCGACAACCAGACGTTCGTCAGCGACTACCAGGACGCCTACGACGGCGACCTCCCTGACAACTTCTCGCGAGTCGGCTACGAATCCATCCGGATGGTCGCGAACGGTATTCGAGAAGCCGACTCGACGGACCCTGCCGACGTCAGGGACACCCTGCCCGGCCTGGAACACGAGACGATTTTCGGCCCCGTCGAGTTCCGGGAGTGCGATCACCAGGCGACGAACCCGGTCTGGATGGCCGAGTGCGTCGAACCTGAGGAAGGGGACATCGCGGACGTGAACCTCCTCGAGGGGTGGGAACTCGACGGCGAGGAAGCCGCCCCCGACTGTGAATCGACGGGTTGTTCACTCTGA
- a CDS encoding zinc ribbon domain-containing protein: MTAPRASDEAPGPNEATKLGIAGVGAYAPDYRLTAEAVTEAWGQFQGAGISETAVPAGDEDTLTMAYEAAQRALEAADVEPGTITHLLLGTTTPPYEEEALGPRLASFLGLASSLETRQFTGSTRVGADALRTGLETPTDGAVLIVASDAPRGAPSDEHEHAGGAGAVALVLTPDGSGRVTDAGEYVDAVPGIRYREAGSTETTGLDITQYDRDAYTDAVASAVEGFEPSLEDVDAVCLQSPNGKLPYRAAGALGVDGERIQAGTTVHDLGDTGAASTLLGLAKALEAGHRSLGLVAYGSGGGAIAMRIEAGGSDADGGDESDSVPVETALEGDQTLSYGEYLRIRGDVTPGEPDGGGAYVSVPSWKRTMAQRHRLVAGRCRECGRLAFPPSGACRGCGTLDEYDDVELPGTGTVEAATVIGQGGAPPEFVEQQAREGAFVSAVVALDGPEPDDDPVSTPTQVLTPDPEAVSVGDRVDATIRRIYVQEGVTRYGFKMQMLES, encoded by the coding sequence ATGACGGCGCCTCGAGCGAGCGACGAGGCGCCCGGCCCGAACGAGGCGACCAAGCTTGGCATCGCGGGCGTCGGCGCCTACGCCCCCGACTACCGACTCACCGCGGAGGCCGTCACGGAGGCCTGGGGGCAGTTCCAGGGCGCCGGAATCTCCGAGACGGCCGTCCCCGCTGGCGACGAAGATACGCTGACGATGGCCTACGAGGCCGCCCAACGGGCGCTTGAGGCCGCAGACGTCGAGCCCGGAACCATCACCCACCTCCTGCTCGGCACGACGACGCCACCCTACGAAGAGGAGGCACTGGGGCCGCGACTGGCCAGCTTCCTCGGACTCGCCTCGTCGCTCGAGACGCGCCAGTTCACCGGAAGCACCCGCGTCGGCGCCGACGCGCTCCGGACTGGCCTCGAGACACCGACCGACGGCGCCGTCCTGATCGTCGCCAGCGACGCCCCTCGCGGCGCCCCCTCGGACGAACACGAGCACGCGGGTGGGGCGGGCGCCGTGGCGCTCGTATTGACGCCCGACGGCTCCGGGAGAGTCACGGACGCCGGAGAGTACGTCGACGCCGTCCCCGGAATCAGGTATCGAGAGGCGGGGTCGACGGAAACGACCGGCCTCGACATCACGCAGTACGACCGGGACGCCTACACCGACGCCGTCGCGTCGGCCGTCGAGGGGTTCGAGCCCTCGCTCGAGGACGTCGACGCCGTCTGCCTCCAGTCGCCGAACGGCAAACTGCCCTACCGGGCCGCGGGAGCACTGGGCGTCGACGGCGAACGGATCCAGGCGGGGACGACCGTCCACGACCTCGGGGACACGGGCGCCGCGAGCACCCTCCTCGGGCTCGCGAAGGCGCTCGAAGCTGGCCACCGCTCGCTCGGCCTGGTCGCGTACGGGTCGGGCGGCGGGGCGATTGCGATGCGCATCGAGGCGGGCGGGAGCGACGCGGACGGGGGCGACGAGAGCGACAGCGTCCCCGTCGAAACCGCGCTCGAGGGCGACCAAACGCTCTCCTACGGCGAGTACCTCCGCATCCGCGGCGACGTGACGCCCGGCGAACCCGACGGCGGCGGTGCCTACGTCAGCGTCCCCAGCTGGAAGCGGACGATGGCCCAGCGCCACCGCCTCGTCGCGGGCCGGTGCCGGGAGTGCGGTCGGCTCGCGTTTCCGCCTTCGGGCGCCTGTAGGGGATGCGGAACGCTCGACGAGTACGACGACGTCGAACTGCCAGGAACTGGTACTGTCGAAGCCGCGACCGTGATCGGTCAGGGCGGCGCCCCACCGGAGTTCGTCGAACAGCAGGCTCGCGAGGGCGCCTTCGTCAGCGCCGTCGTGGCCCTCGATGGACCCGAACCCGACGACGACCCCGTCTCGACCCCCACGCAGGTGCTGACACCCGACCCGGAGGCCGTGTCGGTCGGCGACCGCGTCGACGCGACGATCCGGAGAATCTACGTCCAGGAGGGCGTGACCCGGTACGGGTTCAAGATGCAGATGCTCGAGTCCTGA
- a CDS encoding 3-hydroxyacyl-CoA dehydrogenase family protein gives MRVAVLGAGTMGHGIAQVTAMAGHDVTVRDIETEYVENGLESIEANLEGGIERDKVTREEADAALERLSGTTDLAEAVEGTDLVIEAVPEDIDLKTGTLEDVEALVGDDTVVATNTSSLSITKIASAAERDGRVIGLHFFNPVHIMGLVEIVVAEQTDDDTVEFAHEFVEDIGKTPVEVTDSPGFASSRLGVALGVEAIRMVQEGVADPRDVDAAMELGYNHPMGPIELGDVVGLDVRLDILEYLREELGERFRPPQALKRKVRAGKLGKKTGEGFYVWEDGEVVGVSGEYEGDDGEDGDDGEDDDDRGGSN, from the coding sequence ATGCGAGTCGCAGTACTCGGCGCCGGAACCATGGGCCACGGCATCGCCCAGGTGACGGCCATGGCGGGCCACGACGTGACCGTGCGAGACATCGAAACCGAATACGTCGAGAACGGCCTCGAGTCTATCGAGGCCAACCTCGAGGGCGGCATCGAACGCGACAAGGTCACCCGCGAGGAGGCCGACGCCGCGCTCGAGCGCCTCTCGGGAACGACGGACCTCGCGGAAGCCGTCGAGGGCACGGACCTCGTGATCGAGGCCGTTCCGGAGGACATCGACCTCAAGACGGGGACGCTCGAGGACGTGGAGGCGCTCGTCGGCGACGATACCGTCGTCGCGACGAACACCTCGTCGCTGTCGATCACGAAAATCGCGAGCGCGGCCGAGCGCGACGGACGGGTGATCGGCCTGCACTTCTTCAATCCGGTCCACATCATGGGGCTGGTCGAGATCGTCGTGGCCGAACAGACCGACGACGACACCGTCGAATTCGCCCACGAGTTCGTCGAGGACATCGGCAAGACGCCGGTCGAAGTGACCGACTCGCCCGGGTTCGCCTCCTCGAGACTCGGCGTCGCCCTCGGCGTCGAGGCGATCCGGATGGTCCAGGAAGGGGTCGCCGACCCGCGGGACGTCGACGCCGCGATGGAACTCGGCTACAACCACCCGATGGGCCCGATCGAACTCGGCGACGTGGTCGGCCTCGACGTTCGCCTGGACATCCTCGAGTACCTGCGCGAGGAACTCGGCGAGCGGTTCAGGCCGCCGCAGGCGCTCAAGCGGAAGGTGCGCGCCGGCAAGTTGGGCAAGAAGACCGGCGAGGGGTTCTACGTCTGGGAGGACGGTGAGGTCGTGGGGGTCAGCGGCGAGTACGAGGGTGACGACGGTGAAGATGGGGACGACGGTGAAGACGATGACGACCGCGGAGGCTCGAACTGA
- a CDS encoding enoyl-CoA hydratase/isomerase family protein, whose translation MLPDDPVDGAEDIDAAAEDCDLVHASVGDRVPGVATVTIDRPDARNALNAQVRRELKDIAAAVAESDVRVVVLTGADEAKAFVAGADVGEFRDRSALEQREISKRPRVYEVIDDLPQPVIGRLNGHALGGGCELAQACDVRIAHKRAKIGQPEINLGIMPGGGGTQRLPRLVGEGQAMRLILSGDLIDAAEAREIGLVDIVCGDAEELDEEVYGLAESMAEQSPVALELAKTAVKAASRTDLEQGIEYEAELFAQLFGTADKNEGIDAFFEDREPEWTGE comes from the coding sequence ATGCTCCCCGACGACCCCGTCGACGGCGCCGAGGACATCGACGCCGCAGCCGAGGATTGCGATCTGGTCCACGCGAGCGTTGGCGACCGCGTGCCCGGCGTCGCGACGGTCACGATCGACCGTCCGGACGCCCGAAACGCGCTTAACGCGCAGGTTCGGCGCGAGTTGAAGGATATCGCGGCCGCCGTCGCCGAGAGCGACGTCCGCGTCGTCGTGCTCACGGGTGCCGACGAGGCCAAAGCCTTCGTTGCCGGCGCCGACGTCGGCGAGTTCCGCGACCGGAGCGCCCTCGAGCAGCGAGAGATCTCGAAGCGCCCCCGCGTCTACGAGGTCATCGACGATCTGCCCCAGCCGGTGATCGGACGGCTCAACGGCCACGCGCTGGGCGGTGGTTGTGAACTCGCGCAGGCCTGTGACGTGCGCATCGCCCACAAGCGGGCGAAGATTGGCCAGCCGGAGATCAACCTCGGGATCATGCCCGGCGGCGGCGGCACCCAGCGTCTCCCCCGCCTGGTCGGGGAGGGCCAGGCGATGCGCCTGATCCTCTCGGGGGACCTGATCGACGCCGCGGAGGCGCGCGAGATTGGTCTCGTCGATATCGTCTGTGGAGACGCCGAGGAACTGGACGAGGAGGTCTACGGGCTCGCCGAATCGATGGCCGAGCAGAGTCCCGTCGCCCTCGAACTGGCCAAGACCGCCGTCAAGGCAGCCTCGCGGACCGACCTCGAGCAGGGCATCGAGTACGAGGCCGAACTGTTCGCTCAGTTGTTCGGAACCGCGGACAAGAACGAGGGAATCGACGCGTTCTTCGAGGATCGAGAGCCGGAGTGGACGGGCGAGTGA
- a CDS encoding universal stress protein, whose translation MYRILVGLDTNVERAQTQARMIASLPAASTDVTAILTHVFQDNPEGASIQQLDSVRRAIDVLEDHDVEYEYYETSGEPASELIEAAAELEADMICLSGRKRTPTGKVLFGSVTQAVILSSERPVTTVSPSSSAENDR comes from the coding sequence ATGTACCGGATACTGGTCGGTCTGGACACGAACGTCGAACGAGCACAGACACAGGCCCGAATGATCGCCTCGCTCCCCGCAGCGAGTACGGACGTGACCGCAATCTTGACCCACGTCTTCCAGGACAACCCAGAAGGGGCGTCGATTCAGCAACTCGATTCCGTCCGACGGGCCATCGACGTCCTCGAGGACCACGACGTCGAGTACGAGTACTACGAGACGAGCGGGGAACCGGCGAGCGAACTCATCGAGGCGGCGGCCGAACTCGAGGCCGACATGATCTGTCTCTCCGGTCGCAAGCGGACGCCCACCGGGAAGGTGCTCTTCGGGAGTGTCACCCAGGCGGTCATCCTCAGCAGCGAGCGACCGGTGACGACCGTTTCGCCGTCATCCTCAGCAGAGAACGATCGCTGA
- a CDS encoding thiolase family protein, with product MTDADAEAVIVDAVRTPQGRKDGGLAETYPEDLVVTVLEALVERTGVPAEEWDDFRLGCANQENEQGRNLARQSLLAGGFPETVPGATTTRLCGSSLTTLVDAVRAVETGDGDVYPVAGVEHMSRVPFSSWLHPGIEERYDADDLPMGATAERVARRYDISRDVQDAFALRSHERALEAWDEGRFDDEVVPVDTSEGIVETDEGPRPDTDLETLAGLPTVFADDDAATVTPGNASPLTDGAAGLLVTSRQYAEERGLEILASVGARGVAGVDPTVMGTGPVPATTQALEAADLSVSDLDLVELNEAFASQSLYCADELGFDEDKLNVNGGAIALGHPLGCSGARITTTLLHELARRDGRYGLATMCVGFGQGVAVVFDRE from the coding sequence ATGACAGACGCCGACGCCGAGGCCGTTATCGTCGACGCCGTACGGACGCCACAGGGACGCAAGGACGGTGGACTCGCCGAGACCTACCCCGAGGACCTCGTCGTAACCGTCCTGGAGGCGCTGGTCGAACGCACGGGGGTCCCCGCCGAGGAGTGGGACGACTTCCGACTCGGCTGTGCCAACCAGGAGAACGAACAGGGGCGGAACCTGGCCCGCCAGTCGCTGCTCGCCGGCGGCTTTCCGGAAACCGTGCCGGGAGCGACGACGACCCGACTCTGTGGCTCCTCGCTGACGACGCTCGTCGACGCCGTGCGAGCCGTCGAAACGGGCGACGGTGACGTCTACCCCGTCGCTGGCGTCGAGCACATGAGTCGGGTCCCGTTCTCGAGCTGGCTCCACCCCGGCATCGAGGAGCGCTACGATGCCGACGACCTGCCGATGGGCGCAACCGCCGAACGAGTCGCCAGACGGTACGACATTTCGCGGGATGTCCAGGACGCGTTCGCGCTTCGGTCACACGAACGTGCCCTCGAGGCGTGGGACGAAGGGCGGTTCGACGACGAGGTCGTCCCAGTCGATACGTCCGAGGGAATAGTGGAGACAGACGAGGGCCCCCGCCCCGACACCGACCTCGAGACCCTCGCCGGCCTCCCCACGGTCTTCGCGGACGACGACGCGGCCACCGTGACGCCCGGCAACGCCTCGCCGCTGACCGACGGCGCCGCGGGACTGCTCGTCACGAGTCGCCAGTACGCCGAGGAGCGAGGGCTCGAGATCCTGGCAAGCGTCGGAGCCCGCGGCGTCGCCGGCGTCGATCCGACCGTGATGGGGACTGGACCGGTTCCCGCGACTACCCAGGCGCTCGAGGCCGCCGACCTCTCGGTTTCTGATCTGGACCTCGTGGAACTCAACGAGGCCTTTGCCTCCCAGAGTCTCTACTGCGCCGACGAACTCGGGTTCGATGAGGACAAACTGAACGTCAACGGCGGTGCCATCGCGCTCGGCCACCCGCTGGGCTGTTCCGGCGCGCGAATTACGACGACCCTGCTTCACGAACTCGCTCGCCGCGACGGCCGCTACGGCCTCGCGACGATGTGCGTCGGGTTTGGACAGGGGGTCGCCGTCGTCTTCGATCGGGAGTGA
- a CDS encoding MaoC/PaaZ C-terminal domain-containing protein: MAYSYEPHYFEDFEEGQTFESVGRTVTESDFVLHSMFTGDWTELHTNKHFAEEGHFDGRVAHGPMTFSLATGFVYRCGIVERTVYAFLGMNYMNIPNPVYMDDTIELDMEVTEKRELSSKDDAGLVTIDTTMTNQEEDVVFEGDMKFLIKRQE, translated from the coding sequence ATGGCATACAGCTACGAGCCACACTACTTCGAAGACTTCGAAGAGGGGCAGACCTTCGAGAGCGTCGGCCGAACCGTGACCGAGTCCGACTTCGTCCTCCACTCGATGTTCACCGGCGACTGGACCGAACTCCACACGAACAAACACTTCGCCGAGGAGGGTCACTTCGACGGGCGGGTCGCTCACGGTCCGATGACGTTCTCGCTGGCAACCGGGTTCGTCTACCGCTGTGGCATCGTCGAGCGGACGGTCTACGCCTTCCTCGGGATGAACTACATGAACATCCCCAACCCGGTCTACATGGACGACACCATCGAACTCGACATGGAGGTCACCGAGAAGCGCGAACTCTCGAGCAAGGACGACGCTGGCCTGGTGACGATCGATACCACCATGACGAACCAGGAAGAGGATGTGGTCTTCGAGGGTGACATGAAGTTCCTCATCAAGCGCCAGGAGTAA